The Acetivibrio saccincola genome window below encodes:
- a CDS encoding nucleotidyltransferase domain-containing protein: MNRINFANNRIINRVKALLEEYSESISVEVMSIVLYGSRARGDNTSNSDYELLILLADDTPLKKFISFGENLKLALLKEKYINVKLLFYTPGIFEEILYEDEIVGTFLYMICRENVILYDKYGTFLSIRDRLPNNNRKSEEIFLSQCVEFSKLFGSEKWERKWERILMQFRYHNRRRRGIY, from the coding sequence GTGAATAGGATTAATTTTGCAAACAATAGAATAATAAACCGGGTCAAAGCACTACTTGAAGAGTATTCAGAAAGCATCTCTGTTGAAGTTATGAGCATTGTTTTGTATGGTTCCAGGGCAAGAGGGGATAATACTTCTAATAGCGACTATGAGCTTTTAATACTTCTTGCCGATGATACTCCTCTTAAAAAATTTATTTCATTTGGTGAGAATTTAAAGCTCGCACTTTTAAAAGAGAAATATATAAATGTAAAACTTCTTTTTTATACACCGGGAATATTTGAGGAAATACTTTATGAAGACGAGATTGTGGGTACATTTTTATATATGATATGTAGGGAAAATGTAATTTTATATGATAAATATGGTACATTTTTATCCATCCGGGATAGGTTACCTAATAATAATAGAAAGAGTGAAGAAATTTTTTTATCCCAGTGTGTTGAGTTTTCAAAATTATTTGGCTCTGAAAAATGGGAGAGAAAATGGGAAAGAATACTTATGCAGTTCAGGTATCACAATAGAAGGAGAAGAGGAATATATTGA